In Candidatus Vesicomyosocius okutanii, one DNA window encodes the following:
- the nuoL gene encoding NADH-quinone oxidoreductase subunit L gives MEKIYLTIALSPLVGAVIAGFFGTMLGKTATHTLTILGLLISTVLSLYVFNYHILDRGEVFNQNLYTWIQINNLNISVGFLIDNLTAVMLVVVSFISLMVHIYTIGYMYNDAGYTKFFSYISLFTFSMFILIMSNNFMQLFFGWEAVGLVSYLLIGFWHHKERAVQANLKAFLVNRVGDFGFLLGISLILVFSGSLDYAEVFLSLEKTIGQQLWGLDLITVICLLLFVGAMGKSAQVPLHVWLPGSMEGPTPISALIHAATMVTAGIFMVSRMSPMFELSDIALTVVMVVGAITALFMGLLGIVQNDIKKVVAYSTLSQLGYMTVALGVSAYSVAIFHLMTHAFFKALLFLVAGSVIVAMHHQQDIRKMGGLRKKMPITYWTALIGTLALVGFPGFSGFYSKDMIIEAVYFSSLSYSSWVYVAVVVGVFITSFYSLRMFFLVFHGESRIDVHTVTHLHESASSIIFPLIVLAIPSLMIGYLTIEFMLFNGWLDNAITVASSHISMAKLKYEFHSAASMIPHAIQTLPFWMMIGGIATAWLFSIYKVQWADWVQKKYYRTNYVLESLYGFDRFNDLIFVSGVKKLGNFLYKVSDISLIDKLLVNGSAKLIVLVGKILRLIQTGYVYHYAFLMIFSLLIILTWVLFTGENPLIEL, from the coding sequence ATGGAAAAAATTTACTTAACAATTGCACTTTCACCTTTAGTAGGTGCGGTTATTGCAGGATTTTTTGGTACTATGCTTGGTAAAACAGCAACACATACGTTGACTATTTTAGGCTTATTAATTTCAACTGTATTATCTCTATATGTGTTTAATTATCATATTTTAGATCGGGGTGAAGTGTTTAATCAAAATCTTTATACCTGGATACAAATTAATAATTTAAATATTAGTGTTGGTTTTTTAATTGATAATTTAACAGCAGTGATGCTAGTAGTTGTATCTTTTATCTCACTTATGGTACATATTTATACTATTGGTTATATGTATAATGATGCAGGTTATACGAAGTTTTTTAGTTATATTTCATTGTTTACATTTTCAATGTTCATATTGATAATGAGTAATAATTTTATGCAACTTTTTTTTGGCTGGGAAGCAGTTGGATTGGTTTCATACTTATTAATTGGCTTTTGGCATCATAAAGAAAGAGCGGTGCAAGCAAATTTAAAAGCTTTTTTAGTTAATCGCGTGGGTGATTTTGGCTTTTTATTAGGAATTAGTTTGATATTGGTATTTAGTGGCTCGTTGGATTATGCGGAGGTATTTTTGAGTCTTGAAAAGACGATAGGTCAACAGCTTTGGGGGTTAGATCTTATTACTGTTATTTGTTTATTGTTATTTGTAGGTGCAATGGGAAAATCTGCACAAGTACCACTACATGTTTGGCTACCAGGATCAATGGAAGGTCCTACCCCGATTTCAGCTTTAATTCATGCAGCCACTATGGTAACTGCAGGTATTTTCATGGTATCACGTATGTCACCTATGTTTGAACTAAGTGATATTGCTTTAACAGTAGTTATGGTTGTAGGTGCAATTACTGCTTTGTTTATGGGATTACTCGGTATTGTACAAAATGATATTAAAAAAGTGGTTGCTTATTCAACTTTGTCACAATTGGGTTATATGACAGTTGCTTTAGGAGTTAGTGCTTATTCAGTTGCTATTTTTCATCTAATGACACACGCATTTTTTAAAGCATTATTATTTTTAGTTGCAGGCTCAGTTATTGTTGCTATGCATCATCAGCAAGATATTCGTAAGATGGGTGGATTGCGTAAAAAAATGCCAATTACTTATTGGACTGCACTTATTGGCACATTGGCCCTGGTTGGCTTTCCAGGTTTTTCAGGCTTTTATTCAAAAGATATGATTATTGAAGCAGTGTATTTCTCATCATTATCGTATTCAAGTTGGGTTTATGTTGCAGTAGTAGTAGGTGTATTTATTACTTCTTTTTATTCATTAAGAATGTTTTTTTTGGTATTTCATGGAGAGTCTAGGATAGATGTACATACTGTTACTCATCTGCATGAGTCTGCATCTTCAATCATATTTCCATTAATTGTATTAGCTATTCCATCTTTAATGATTGGATATTTGACGATTGAATTTATGTTGTTTAATGGTTGGTTAGATAATGCTATTACTGTTGCTTCAAGCCATATTTCTATGGCTAAATTGAAATATGAATTTCACAGTGCAGCATCAATGATTCCTCATGCGATACAAACTTTACCATTTTGGATGATGATAGGCGGTATTGCCACTGCTTGGTTATTTTCAATTTATAAAGTGCAGTGGGCTGACTGGGTACAAAAGAAATATTATCGTACTAATTATGTGCTTGAATCTTTGTATGGTTTTGATCGTTTTAATGATCTTATTTTTGTTAGTGGTGTGAAGAAATTAGGAAACTTCTTGTATAAGGTGTCAGATATTAGTTTAATTGATAAGTTATTAGTTAATGGTAGTGCTAAACTCATTGTTTTAGTTGGTAAAATTTTACGTCTCATTCAAACAGGTTATGTTTATCACTATGCTTTTTTGATGATTTTTAGTTTATTAATTATTTTAACTTGGGTGTTATTTACGGGTGAAAACCCATTAATTGAGCTTTAA
- the pyrH gene encoding UMP kinase produces the protein MSKYKRILLKLSGEALASTTNIIDPVTLNKIVDIIKSVLSQNIEIAIVIGGGNIFRGETLTKTGINRITSDHIGMLSTIINALAIADTCQKNKVDALVMSGLSIGGGICNSINHIYAKQALKKGKVIIFCAGTGNPCFTTDTGAALRAIEIGADAIFKATKVDGIYTDDPVKNPNAKRYNSLSFDEAIEKNLQIMDVSAFALCRKHDLEICVFSMLENTNTLSDLLKGKLLGTIVRK, from the coding sequence ATGAGTAAATACAAACGTATCTTATTAAAACTTAGTGGTGAAGCATTGGCTAGCACTACAAATATAATTGACCCAGTAACACTAAATAAAATAGTTGATATAATAAAGTCAGTACTTAGTCAAAATATTGAAATAGCCATTGTTATTGGTGGGGGTAATATTTTTAGAGGTGAAACACTTACAAAAACTGGCATAAATCGAATTACTAGTGATCATATTGGAATGTTATCAACTATCATCAATGCACTTGCTATTGCAGATACTTGTCAAAAAAATAAGGTTGATGCATTGGTCATGTCAGGCTTGTCAATAGGTGGTGGTATATGTAATTCGATTAATCACATATACGCTAAACAAGCATTAAAAAAAGGCAAAGTCATTATTTTTTGTGCAGGTACAGGTAATCCATGTTTTACTACTGACACTGGTGCAGCATTACGCGCTATTGAGATTGGTGCAGATGCTATATTTAAAGCCACTAAAGTAGATGGTATTTATACCGATGACCCTGTTAAAAATCCAAATGCAAAACGTTATAATTCATTAAGTTTCGACGAAGCAATTGAAAAAAATCTTCAAATTATGGACGTATCTGCATTCGCACTATGTCGTAAACATGATTTAGAAATTTGTGTATTTAGTATGCTAGAAAACACCAACACATTGTCAGACTTATTAAAAGGGAAACTTTTAGGCACTATTGTAAGGAAATAA
- the nuoN gene encoding NADH-quinone oxidoreductase subunit NuoN, producing MNNLIEFDTSSLWVVLPEIFLLSAIIVILLLDLFLNKYSQQVTYYLTQLSLLISGLLTFNLIDHPQVIIFSGSFILDNMASVFKVFMMIATMIAMVYSRHYLRAHLLFRSEYFILVLLSILGMMVMVSGYSLLTLYLGLEILSLSLYALIAIAHEKVYAIEAAFKYFILGAISSALLLYGMSMIYGISGSLNINEIANFVSNTDLTSRKTLIINFGLVFLVIGIAFKLGSVPFHMWVPDVYQGAPTSVTLFISTVPKIAAISILIRILVNGLGSMHSYWSDLFMVLSILSITLGSVVALMQTNIKRMLAYSTISHVGFIMLGFVTGTLTGYSAAIFYMLVYILMSLAAFGMIILLNKQGFEVDQISDFKGLSKHSPWFALMMLIVMLSMAGIPPLLGFYSKFFILQQIVSAGFITIAIFAVIFAVISTYYYLQIIKFMYFDEIDNNISINASIDMQLVLSMNVILILVVGLFPDFLIQLVLSLF from the coding sequence ATGAATAATCTTATCGAATTTGACACATCATCTTTATGGGTTGTGTTACCAGAAATATTTTTACTCAGTGCAATTATAGTAATTTTATTGTTAGATTTATTTTTAAATAAATATTCTCAACAAGTTACATATTACCTAACCCAACTAAGTTTATTAATTAGTGGATTACTAACATTCAATTTAATTGATCATCCTCAGGTAATTATTTTTAGTGGTTCATTCATACTAGATAATATGGCATCAGTATTTAAAGTATTTATGATGATTGCCACGATGATTGCTATGGTTTACTCACGTCATTATTTAAGGGCACACTTACTTTTTAGGAGTGAGTATTTTATTCTGGTTTTATTATCAATACTAGGTATGATGGTAATGGTATCTGGTTATAGTTTATTAACATTATATCTAGGGTTAGAAATCTTATCTTTGTCATTGTACGCATTAATTGCTATTGCACATGAAAAGGTATATGCTATTGAAGCTGCATTTAAGTACTTTATATTAGGAGCAATTTCGTCTGCTTTATTGTTATACGGTATGAGTATGATTTATGGTATTAGTGGTAGTCTTAATATTAACGAAATTGCTAATTTTGTATCTAATACAGATCTTACTTCAAGAAAAACTCTGATTATTAATTTTGGCTTAGTATTCTTAGTTATTGGTATTGCCTTTAAATTAGGTTCTGTTCCTTTTCATATGTGGGTACCAGATGTCTATCAAGGCGCACCCACTTCAGTCACACTTTTTATCTCAACTGTACCTAAAATTGCAGCGATTTCTATATTGATACGTATTTTAGTTAATGGTCTAGGTAGTATGCACTCCTATTGGTCAGATTTATTTATGGTATTGTCTATTTTATCTATTACACTAGGTTCTGTAGTGGCACTTATGCAAACCAACATCAAACGTATGTTAGCTTATTCAACAATTTCACATGTTGGTTTTATCATGCTTGGTTTTGTGACTGGAACATTAACTGGTTATAGTGCAGCAATATTTTATATGTTAGTATATATACTAATGAGTTTGGCAGCCTTTGGTATGATTATTCTACTGAATAAACAAGGTTTTGAAGTAGATCAAATTTCTGATTTTAAAGGTCTTAGTAAACATTCACCATGGTTTGCACTAATGATGTTAATTGTCATGCTATCTATGGCAGGTATTCCTCCATTGCTTGGTTTCTATTCAAAATTCTTTATTCTCCAACAAATAGTATCAGCTGGCTTTATAACTATTGCAATTTTTGCTGTTATTTTTGCTGTTATTAGTACCTATTATTATTTACAAATTATTAAATTTATGTATTTTGATGAAATTGATAACAATATATCTATTAATGCATCAATAGATATGCAGTTAGTTTTATCAATGAATGTCATTTTAATACTTGTAGTTGGTTTGTTCCCAGATTTCTTGATACAATTAGTACTGTCACTATTTTAA
- the bioC gene encoding malonyl-ACP O-methyltransferase BioC, whose product MSQIRLSFNKASNNYDNHALLQKEIAIRLDKKLNTISSKADIILDLGAGTGLLSKQLTKCFLNSKIICIDFSQKSLKYNPSSNKICANANYLPLLNNSIDIITSNLMMQWCPDLNTLFSECFRVLKNDGLFLFSTFGPDTLKELKNSWSVVDDKIHVNTFIDMHDIGDQMLQNRFQNPVMEMETWTLTYQTVIDLLHDLKAIGAQTVIKRSKSLTGKNKFRLMIKMYESYKNNGKLPVTYEVIYGHAWKQTSNIANITLETQ is encoded by the coding sequence ATGTCTCAAATAAGACTTTCATTTAATAAAGCCTCAAATAATTACGATAATCACGCATTATTACAAAAAGAAATTGCTATTAGGTTAGATAAGAAACTTAATACTATTTCATCCAAAGCTGATATCATTCTTGATCTTGGTGCGGGTACTGGTTTACTAAGCAAACAGTTAACTAAGTGCTTTTTGAACTCAAAAATTATTTGCATAGACTTTTCCCAGAAATCCTTAAAATACAACCCATCTAGTAACAAGATTTGTGCTAATGCTAATTATTTACCCCTACTAAATAATAGTATTGATATAATTACTTCTAATTTGATGATGCAGTGGTGTCCAGATCTTAATACTTTATTCTCAGAATGTTTTCGTGTACTTAAAAATGATGGATTATTTTTATTTTCTACCTTTGGTCCAGACACACTCAAAGAATTAAAAAATAGCTGGTCGGTTGTAGATGATAAAATACATGTCAATACTTTTATTGATATGCATGATATTGGTGATCAAATGTTACAAAATAGATTCCAAAATCCTGTAATGGAAATGGAAACTTGGACACTTACTTATCAAACAGTCATTGACTTATTACATGATCTTAAGGCTATTGGCGCCCAAACAGTTATCAAACGTTCAAAATCACTAACTGGTAAAAATAAGTTCCGGCTAATGATTAAAATGTATGAGTCTTACAAAAATAATGGAAAATTACCAGTCACTTACGAAGTAATTTATGGACATGCATGGAAACAAACAAGTAATATTGCCAATATTACTCTTGAAACCCAATAA
- the nuoK gene encoding NADH-quinone oxidoreductase subunit NuoK — translation MVSLSEYLILSSTIFCIGLVGIFVNRTNIITLLMCVELILVAVNTNFVAFSHFLGDEAGQIFVFFILTVAASEVAIGLAILTLLFRGSGSISVDVTNNLKG, via the coding sequence ATGGTTAGTCTAAGTGAATATTTAATACTAAGTAGTACAATTTTTTGTATTGGGTTAGTGGGTATTTTTGTTAATCGTACTAATATAATTACATTATTGATGTGTGTAGAATTAATTCTGGTTGCTGTTAATACTAATTTTGTTGCTTTTTCGCATTTTTTAGGAGATGAAGCAGGACAAATTTTTGTTTTCTTTATTTTGACGGTAGCAGCATCTGAAGTTGCTATTGGTCTAGCTATTTTAACCTTATTATTTAGAGGTAGTGGATCTATTAGTGTTGATGTTACTAACAATTTAAAGGGTTAG
- a CDS encoding NADH-quinone oxidoreductase subunit M, which translates to MGISLLSLLIWLPIFSGVLVIFIGNGRANIARWVSLILSIFIFVISLSLYTSFDSSTHLMQFVEKSSWISQFNINYHIGVDGISVPLIILTTFSTILVIIAGWEVVIKRCSHYMAAFLMMEGLIIGVFSSLDAILFYVFWEASLIPMLLIIGIWGGVNRVYASIKFFLYTFLGSVFMLLSLIYMYNKGGSFSIIDMHNLKLSFTEQSYIFWAFFMAFAVKVPMFPMHTWLPDAHVQAPTGGSVILAAIMLKMGGYGFFRFSLPIIPDASLEFSEIMIILSLIAIVYIGFIALVQRDIKKLIAYSSISHMGFVTLGIFTLFLSYKQNIIEGSLLGLEGAMVQMISHGFISAAMFLVVGVLYDRLHSREISTYGGVINTMPKFTGFVILFAMANVGLPGTSGFVGEFMVILGAIQANIWYGILSASTLIIGAAYTLWMVKRVFFGVITNPAVSMLKDINAREFSILAILAIVVLVIGLYPQPVIELMHISIEHLLHQALTSKL; encoded by the coding sequence ATGGGAATTTCGTTACTTAGTTTACTAATTTGGTTGCCAATTTTTTCTGGTGTATTAGTTATATTTATTGGTAACGGTCGTGCTAATATAGCACGTTGGGTAAGTCTGATACTTTCAATTTTTATTTTCGTTATATCATTAAGTCTTTATACATCTTTTGATTCCTCAACACATTTAATGCAGTTTGTTGAAAAATCGTCTTGGATATCACAATTTAATATAAATTATCATATTGGCGTAGATGGTATCTCTGTACCACTTATTATTCTTACAACCTTTTCAACAATTTTAGTCATTATTGCAGGTTGGGAAGTGGTTATTAAAAGATGTTCCCACTATATGGCGGCATTTTTAATGATGGAGGGTTTGATTATCGGTGTATTTTCTTCATTAGACGCTATTTTGTTCTATGTATTTTGGGAGGCATCATTAATTCCTATGTTGTTGATTATTGGTATTTGGGGTGGAGTTAACCGTGTGTACGCGTCTATTAAGTTTTTCCTATATACCTTTCTAGGTTCAGTGTTTATGTTATTATCTTTAATTTATATGTATAACAAAGGTGGTTCATTTTCAATCATTGATATGCATAACTTAAAATTAAGTTTTACGGAACAAAGCTATATTTTTTGGGCATTTTTTATGGCATTTGCTGTTAAAGTGCCTATGTTTCCTATGCACACTTGGCTACCAGATGCGCATGTACAAGCGCCAACAGGTGGTTCTGTTATTTTAGCTGCAATTATGCTTAAAATGGGGGGTTATGGTTTTTTTCGTTTTTCCCTCCCCATTATACCTGATGCTTCATTAGAGTTTTCAGAAATCATGATAATATTGTCACTTATTGCCATTGTTTATATTGGTTTTATTGCACTTGTGCAACGTGATATAAAAAAACTTATAGCTTATTCTTCAATCTCGCATATGGGTTTTGTAACACTAGGTATATTTACCTTATTTTTGAGCTATAAGCAAAACATAATAGAAGGATCATTATTAGGTCTTGAGGGTGCTATGGTGCAAATGATTTCACATGGTTTTATCTCAGCTGCTATGTTTTTGGTAGTTGGTGTGTTGTATGATCGTTTGCATTCAAGAGAGATATCAACCTATGGGGGTGTGATTAATACTATGCCTAAATTCACAGGATTTGTTATATTATTTGCAATGGCTAATGTGGGTTTGCCAGGTACTTCAGGATTTGTAGGAGAATTTATGGTTATCTTAGGCGCTATTCAAGCAAATATCTGGTATGGTATATTATCGGCAAGCACATTGATTATAGGTGCAGCATATACATTATGGATGGTAAAAAGAGTATTTTTTGGAGTTATTACTAATCCTGCTGTATCAATGCTAAAAGATATTAATGCTCGTGAGTTTTCAATTCTTGCAATTTTGGCAATAGTAGTATTAGTTATTGGCTTATATCCGCAACCAGTGATTGAGTTAATGCACATTTCAATTGAACATTTATTACACCAAGCTTTAACGTCTAAACTTTAA
- the frr gene encoding ribosome recycling factor gives MLNEIQQNSQNKMNKSINSLKNAFSKIRASRAHPSLLEQIHINYYGSMVPLSQVANISTEDSRTLKASPWEKDMVSVIEKAIMTSDLGLNPQTIGQVIRIHLPPLTQERRGELVKIIKDEAEKAKIAIRNIRRDANSDFKELLKEKEISKDEARKAEYDIQKITDEYIKKIEINLNKKEDSLLEI, from the coding sequence ATGTTAAATGAAATACAACAAAATTCCCAAAATAAAATGAATAAAAGTATCAATTCACTTAAAAATGCTTTTAGTAAAATTAGAGCTAGTCGTGCACACCCATCATTACTTGAACAAATTCATATAAATTATTATGGTTCTATGGTGCCCCTATCTCAAGTAGCTAATATCAGTACAGAGGATTCACGAACACTTAAGGCATCTCCATGGGAAAAGGATATGGTATCTGTAATTGAAAAAGCCATTATGACATCAGATTTAGGACTTAATCCACAAACTATAGGTCAAGTGATACGTATTCATTTACCACCACTTACTCAAGAACGTCGAGGTGAACTAGTAAAAATCATCAAAGATGAAGCGGAAAAAGCCAAAATTGCTATCCGCAATATTCGTCGTGATGCCAATTCTGATTTTAAAGAATTATTAAAAGAAAAAGAAATTTCAAAAGATGAGGCTAGAAAAGCAGAATACGATATTCAAAAAATTACTGACGAATATATTAAAAAAATAGAAATTAACCTTAATAAAAAAGAAGATTCTTTACTAGAAATTTAA
- a CDS encoding metal ABC transporter solute-binding protein, Zn/Mn family, with amino-acid sequence MIVRSLLTTLLFSANIFAEPNIVVSIKPIHSIVSSLTQGITTPKLLLTTNQSAHHTHLKPSQLLLLSHADLAIFIHPNLEGGLKKILNNLSDNKKLIIGNIEDIHLIHNKEYNEYELDEHQKTINYHLWLDINNMQIFAKELIEKLIKIDPNNQLNYTNNLDKLNKNLNKLKQGIDQKLLFYKSKILASYSNTFDYFINANQLKKSINITNYHGERLSISKILKAKKIMKNTQTKCLLTTVEISKKRTNPLIKGLNINSVNIDIIGFNIQQKSNHYFKLMHNITNKVIQCLK; translated from the coding sequence ATGATTGTTCGTTCTCTCTTAACAACACTATTATTTTCTGCAAATATCTTTGCAGAGCCAAATATTGTAGTTAGTATTAAACCTATTCACTCTATTGTTAGTAGCTTAACTCAAGGAATAACAACGCCAAAATTATTACTAACAACCAATCAATCAGCACATCATACTCATCTAAAACCATCCCAGTTATTGTTATTAAGCCACGCAGACTTAGCTATTTTTATTCATCCTAACCTTGAAGGTGGGCTTAAAAAAATATTAAATAACCTTAGTGATAATAAAAAACTAATTATTGGCAATATAGAAGATATTCATCTTATTCATAATAAAGAATACAATGAGTACGAACTTGATGAACATCAAAAAACAATTAACTATCATCTTTGGCTAGACATAAATAATATGCAAATATTTGCAAAAGAATTGATTGAAAAGTTGATTAAAATTGATCCCAATAACCAGTTAAATTACACAAATAATTTAGATAAACTTAATAAAAATTTAAACAAACTAAAACAAGGTATTGATCAAAAATTATTATTTTACAAGTCTAAAATTCTTGCAAGTTATTCTAATACCTTTGATTATTTTATTAATGCTAATCAATTAAAGAAATCAATCAATATTACGAATTACCACGGAGAAAGGTTAAGTATATCTAAAATACTTAAAGCTAAAAAAATAATGAAAAATACACAAACAAAATGTTTACTCACTACTGTAGAAATATCAAAAAAACGAACTAATCCACTAATTAAAGGTTTGAATATAAATTCAGTCAATATTGATATTATAGGTTTTAATATTCAACAAAAATCTAATCATTATTTTAAACTGATGCATAATATTACCAATAAAGTTATTCAATGTCTCAAATAA